GTTTCGTTGTTTTCCATGTCGAAAGTCAATCCATCTTCAGTTAAATCAACTTTTACAACAGTTCCTTCAGGTAAGTTTTCTCTTATCATTTTTCTTGCTAATGGTGTTTCAATTTGAGATTGGATGAAACGTTTTAATGGTCTTGCACCAAATTGTGGTTCATATGCTTCTTTACCTAACCATTCTTTAGCTTCATCTGAAACTTCAATAGATATGCGTTGATCTAATAATCTAATGTTTAATTGTGTTAATAGTTTATCGACAATCATACCCATATCATCGACAGATAATGGTTTGAATAATACTATATCATCCATACGATTTAATATTTCTGGTTTAAAGTATTGATTTAAGCTTTCCATTACAGCTTTTTCAGTTGATTCTGTAATAACACCAGTATCTTTCACATTTTCAAGTAAGACTTGTGAACCAATGTTACTAGTCATAATAATGATAGTGTTTTTGAAATCAACGTTTCTACCTTTAGAATCAGTTAAGCGACCTTCATCTAAAATTTGAAGTAACACGTTGAATACGTCGCTGTGTGCTTTTTCTATTTCGTCTAACAGAATAACGGAATATGGATTACGACGAACTGATTCAGTTAATTGACCCCCTTCATCATGGCCTACATAACCAGGAGGCGCTCCAATTAAACGTGACACTGAATGTTTTTCCATATATTCACTCATATCTATGCGAATCATATGTTTTTCTGAATCAAATAAAGTTGAGGCTAGTGACTTAGCTAACTCAGTTTTACCTACACCAGTTGGTCCTAAGAATAGGAAACTACCTATAGGTCTTTGAGGGTCTTTAATACCTGCACGCGCTCTTACTACTGCATCAGATACTAAATCTACCGCTTTATCTTGACCCACAACGCGTTCGTGTAAAATATCAGCTAAGTTTAAAAGTTTTTCACGTTCTGTTTCAACTAATTTTGAAACTGGAATACCTGTCCAAGCACTTACAATATCGCCTATTTCTTCGTCAGAAACGATTTCTCTTATAATGCGATCATTGTCTTCATTTTGTTCATCTTGGAATGCTGCTTCTAACTCTCTTAATTCTTTTTCTAATTCAGGAATTTTACCGTGTTGTAGTTCTGCTGCACGTTCTAAATTATAATTATTTTCAGCATCTTCTAGTGCTTTTCTACTTTCATCAAGTTCTGTACGTTTTTCTTGAAGTTTTGCAATTTTTTCTTTTTCTTGTTCTACACGAGATGAAATTTCAGATTGTTTTTCTTTTTCGTTAGCTAATTCTTCTTGTAATTCTTGTAAACGTTGTTTACTAGCGTTATCAGATTCATTTTTCAATGCACTTTCTTCGATTTCTAATTGCATTACGCGACGATTAACTTGGTCTAATTCTGTTGGATTTGAACCCATTTCAGTACGAATCGTTGCACAAGCTTGGTCAACTAAATCAATAGCTTTATCTGGTAAGAAACGATCTGTAATATAACGATCTGATAATTCTGCTGCAGCAACTAAAGCGCGGTCTTGAATTCTAACGCCGTGATATACTTCATAACGTTCTTTTAAACCTCTTAAAATAGAAATTGTATCTTCAACATCAGGTTCAGAAACATTTACTTTTTGGAAACGACGTTCTAACGCAGAATCTTTTTCGATATATTCACGATATTCATTTAAAGTTGTCGCACCAATACAGTGTAATTCACCTCTAGCTAACATAGGTTTCAACATGTTGCCAGCGTCCATTGCACCTTCTGTTTTACCTGCACCAACGAGCATGTGTATTTCATCTATAAATAAAATGATTCTACCGTCTGAATCTTTAACTTCTTTAAGTACTGCTTTTAATCGTTCTTCAAACTCACCGCGGTATTTAGCGCCAGCTACAAGTGCACTTAAATCTAATTCAAAGATTGTTTTATCTAGTAATGATTCTGGAACGTCTTTACGTACGATTCTTTGTGCTAAGCCCTCAACTATCGCAGTTTTACCTACACCAGGTTCACCGATAAGTACTGGGTTATTTTTCATTTTTCTACTTAAAATTCTTATAGAGTTTCTAATTTCTTCATCTCTACCTATAACTGGATCCATGTTACCTTGTCGGACCTCTTCAACTAAATCACGTCCATATTTCTCAAGAGCTTCATAGTTCACTTCTGGATTTTGTGATGTCACGTGATTCCCTCCTCTAATTTTTTTTATAATTTCTCTTACTACTTCTGCTTTATTTGCTACTGCTTGTTTTGTTGTGTCGTCAATTTCTATTGCAGCTAACAGTAGATGTTCCATAGATATATAGTCATCATCGTATTCTTTCATATATGATTCGGCTTTAGTCAAAAGTTCATTTGCTTTTGGACTAATGTACTGTCCGTATTGAATATTATCTCCTTGTACAGAAGGATAATTTTTTAATTTATTTTCATATTGTGTTATTAATTGGTCTGTATCAATATTTGCTCTTTCTAAAACATTGTGATATAAACTATCAGTTTCAGTCAATGCTGATATTAGTATGGCTTCAATTTCAATATTTTGTAATTCATATGTTTGAGCTTGCTCAACCGCATTTTGTAATACGCTTTGCACTTTGTAGGTCATTTGATTTATATCCAATATTTTCACCCCTATACAATTAGCGTTAGGTCAAATTATTTTTGACTTTGACTTTCTTTGACCTTGATTTTATTATAGACCCTTTTACATAAAGAATCAACTCGAAAGCACTAAAAATTACATCATTTTTTATTATATTAATTTCCTTATTAAAGCATAAAAAACCGGTAACGTTTATCGTACACGATTACCGGTTTACTATTATTTTTTTAGTGCATTAACGATTAGATCTGTTAACGCATCTACACCTTTTTGTTCTAGATGAATGCCATCTGGGGCAAAGTATTCAGTATGCCCTTCTGAAGTTTCATACCAATTTATTAATTTAACATTTGAATGTTCTTTTGCTGCTTGAGCTAGCAAATCATTCACATGTTGTTCGTACGGTCTAGGAACTCTAACATTAATCAAATAGATGTCTGCCTCTCCTAATCTAGTAATTAATTCATCCAATTGACTCTTACTAAAATCTCCGTTCGTACCCAACTCGAGTACAACTTGATTGCCCTTTTGCGTTTTATCTTTATACTGACTATTTACTAGTGGCAATGCTTCATATAGATTTCTTCCTACCTTGCCATCAATATCAGCATTAGGTACTTTGTCTTTGAAAGTATCACCAATGTCTACCATTACGGAATCTCCTAGTAATAATGGAGATAAGTCTTTTACATCTTTTTTAGATTTTGACTGCTTGTCTGTAACTTCATTATTATCTATACGTTTGGGTTTAACAATTTTCTTACCATTATTAGTTGAATGAAAAGTAGTTTTTTTATGTGCTATATCATCTTTGCCTAATTTATCGAAAGCACCTAAAAATACTAATATCGTTGGTACACAAACACATAATGCAACAATTGTTCTAATTAAAGAAGTCTTAAATAAGTGATTAAAACTAAATATACGGAATCCATGTTTTCTAAAAGGTACTTCTATATATCTGTAAGATATTTCTGCTAAAGCGACAGTTAATATCAAATCCAAAATAAATACATAAAGTGGGTATTGCCCTGCTACGTAATATGAATGGATAAAGCTTATTATTGGAAAATGCCAAAGATATAAACTATATGATCTTTGTCCTATGTATACAAATACTTCATTACCTAATACGCGTGCAAAAGCATTTGAAGGATGTACGGCACTTGCGATAATTAATAACGTGAGTGCTGAAATCAGGTAAAAACCACCATTATAAATCCATGCACTGTCATCTTCCACAGTGAAAAATAAAGTTATTAAAATAAGTAGCGCACTTGTTCCAACAGAACCAATTATTATTTGTAAAATTTTTGGTGGTTGAGCATTTAATTTAAATGGTGGCCAAGCAAAAGCTAAAATCACTCCTAATAATATTGTTTGTAAACGTGTGTCTGTACCGAAATAAACACGTGAATTTCCCGTAGTCATCAGTGAAATTAATATCATCAAAGTTAATGATATTAATGACACAATCCATAATATAAGGGTTACTTTTTTGTAGCTGTTAAATTTAAATAATAACAATACTAATATGAATGGGAAAAATAAGTAAAACTGTTCCTCAATAGCTAATGACCATAAATGTTTCAATGGCATAAATGCAAATTGTTCAAAATAATTTACATCTGTTGCTATGTACCACCAGTTTGACATATAGAAAAGGGCTGCAAATGCATCATGTTTAATTTGGACAATGTGAGATGGTTTAAAAATAAGTGTAGCTATGATAACTGTAAAAATTAATATTAATAAAGCTGGTAATAGTCGTTTTATACGTCTGAGCCAAAATTGCTTTATTTTAATCGTTCCTGTTTCTTCATATTCGCTAAGTAATAAGCTGGTAATTAAATAGCCAGAAATCACGAAAAAGGTATCAACACCTAAAAAGCCGCCACTAAGCCATTGCTTATTTAAGTGATAAATTATTATACCAATGACTGCAATCGCTCTTAATCCATCTAAACCAGGCATATATCGTTTAGGATAACGGTTACGATTTTTAGTTGTCTTGTTTGTTTTCATTAATAAACATCTTTCCTTACAATTTATTGAATGTCAGGCATTTATTGATTGTAATGTTTTTGTAATGAAATTGCAATTATTTTAATGACTTGCACAACCAAAATTTAAATTTTATAATTTTAAACACAAAAAGCTTAGATAATAATCACAAATTACTGCAATTATCATCTAAGCTTTATCGTGTATCAATTAAATAATTATCCAATACCTAATGCTATTTTTGCATAGCGAGACATCATTTCTTTATCCCATGGTGGATTCCATACGATATTTACTTCTGTGTCTTGAATTTCAGGTAATTCAGCTAATACCATTTTTATTTGGTTAATAATTTGCGGTCCAAGCGGACAGCCCATAGAAGTCAATGTCATTTCTACCGTACATAAACCTTCATCGTCTACATCTACTTTATATACTAAACCTAAGTTAACAATATCAATACCTAACTCAGGGTCAATTACCATTTCTAAGGCATTTAAAATATTATCTTTTAAACCTTCATCCATTTGTCTCACCTCTTTGTATTTAATCTTACTTAACAATATATCAAATATCTTACAAAACGCCAATAAAATGCTATGATGTTGTTACATTCTAATATACTTATTTCAAGGAGAAAGTTATGCAACCTTATTTAATTTGTCTAGATTTAGACGGAACGTTATTAAATGATGAAAAAATCATTACGCCTTACACAAAAAAAGTACTAACTGTTTTACAAGAACAAGGTCATAAATTAATGATTGCTACGGGTCGTCCATACCGTGCAAGTCAAATATATTACCATGAATTAAATATGGATACACCTATCGTCAATTTTAATGGAGCTTACGTTCACCACCCTAAAAACAAAGCATTTAAAGAACAACATGAAGTACTTGATTTAAACTTAGCGACAAGTATCATTCAATCATTAAAAGACTATGGCGTTAGTAATATGATAGCCGAAATTAAAGACCATGTATTTATCGAAAATTTTGACCAAAAATTATTTGATGGTTTTTCAATGGGTAATCCTAAAATAGAAACTGGAAATTTATTACAAAATTTAAGTACGTCACCGACTTCAATTTTAGTAGAAGCTGAAGAAGTAATGATTCCTAGAATTAAGCAAATGTTGTCTAGCTTTTACACAGAAAGTATAGAACATCGTCGTTGGGGGTCACCTTTCCCAGTTATTGAAATAGTCGGTAAAAACATCAACAAAGCACGTGGTATAGAAATGTCAAAATCACACTTAGATATTGATCAGCAACATATTATCGCTTTTGGTGATGAAGAC
The Staphylococcus kloosii genome window above contains:
- the clpB gene encoding ATP-dependent chaperone ClpB, which gives rise to MDINQMTYKVQSVLQNAVEQAQTYELQNIEIEAILISALTETDSLYHNVLERANIDTDQLITQYENKLKNYPSVQGDNIQYGQYISPKANELLTKAESYMKEYDDDYISMEHLLLAAIEIDDTTKQAVANKAEVVREIIKKIRGGNHVTSQNPEVNYEALEKYGRDLVEEVRQGNMDPVIGRDEEIRNSIRILSRKMKNNPVLIGEPGVGKTAIVEGLAQRIVRKDVPESLLDKTIFELDLSALVAGAKYRGEFEERLKAVLKEVKDSDGRIILFIDEIHMLVGAGKTEGAMDAGNMLKPMLARGELHCIGATTLNEYREYIEKDSALERRFQKVNVSEPDVEDTISILRGLKERYEVYHGVRIQDRALVAAAELSDRYITDRFLPDKAIDLVDQACATIRTEMGSNPTELDQVNRRVMQLEIEESALKNESDNASKQRLQELQEELANEKEKQSEISSRVEQEKEKIAKLQEKRTELDESRKALEDAENNYNLERAAELQHGKIPELEKELRELEAAFQDEQNEDNDRIIREIVSDEEIGDIVSAWTGIPVSKLVETEREKLLNLADILHERVVGQDKAVDLVSDAVVRARAGIKDPQRPIGSFLFLGPTGVGKTELAKSLASTLFDSEKHMIRIDMSEYMEKHSVSRLIGAPPGYVGHDEGGQLTESVRRNPYSVILLDEIEKAHSDVFNVLLQILDEGRLTDSKGRNVDFKNTIIIMTSNIGSQVLLENVKDTGVITESTEKAVMESLNQYFKPEILNRMDDIVLFKPLSVDDMGMIVDKLLTQLNIRLLDQRISIEVSDEAKEWLGKEAYEPQFGARPLKRFIQSQIETPLARKMIRENLPEGTVVKVDLTEDGLTFDMENNETTNV
- a CDS encoding acyltransferase family protein; amino-acid sequence: MKTNKTTKNRNRYPKRYMPGLDGLRAIAVIGIIIYHLNKQWLSGGFLGVDTFFVISGYLITSLLLSEYEETGTIKIKQFWLRRIKRLLPALLILIFTVIIATLIFKPSHIVQIKHDAFAALFYMSNWWYIATDVNYFEQFAFMPLKHLWSLAIEEQFYLFFPFILVLLLFKFNSYKKVTLILWIVSLISLTLMILISLMTTGNSRVYFGTDTRLQTILLGVILAFAWPPFKLNAQPPKILQIIIGSVGTSALLILITLFFTVEDDSAWIYNGGFYLISALTLLIIASAVHPSNAFARVLGNEVFVYIGQRSYSLYLWHFPIISFIHSYYVAGQYPLYVFILDLILTVALAEISYRYIEVPFRKHGFRIFSFNHLFKTSLIRTIVALCVCVPTILVFLGAFDKLGKDDIAHKKTTFHSTNNGKKIVKPKRIDNNEVTDKQSKSKKDVKDLSPLLLGDSVMVDIGDTFKDKVPNADIDGKVGRNLYEALPLVNSQYKDKTQKGNQVVLELGTNGDFSKSQLDELITRLGEADIYLINVRVPRPYEQHVNDLLAQAAKEHSNVKLINWYETSEGHTEYFAPDGIHLEQKGVDALTDLIVNALKK
- a CDS encoding metal-sulfur cluster assembly factor codes for the protein MDEGLKDNILNALEMVIDPELGIDIVNLGLVYKVDVDDEGLCTVEMTLTSMGCPLGPQIINQIKMVLAELPEIQDTEVNIVWNPPWDKEMMSRYAKIALGIG
- a CDS encoding Cof-type HAD-IIB family hydrolase, which codes for MQPYLICLDLDGTLLNDEKIITPYTKKVLTVLQEQGHKLMIATGRPYRASQIYYHELNMDTPIVNFNGAYVHHPKNKAFKEQHEVLDLNLATSIIQSLKDYGVSNMIAEIKDHVFIENFDQKLFDGFSMGNPKIETGNLLQNLSTSPTSILVEAEEVMIPRIKQMLSSFYTESIEHRRWGSPFPVIEIVGKNINKARGIEMSKSHLDIDQQHIIAFGDEDNDLEMIKYAEHGIAMGNGLTDLKNIANATTFTNNEDGVAHYLNDFFKLNIKQEQYINTNV